In Blastococcus saxobsidens DD2, the genomic stretch TCGAGGGTCACAAATTCTCCTCCGCCTTGATCTCGGGCCTGCGGCCGGTGGCCAGCAGGACAAGGCCGATGGCGAACCACACGAAGCCCTGTTCGTGGGCGGCCACCCGCGCGGGGAGAAGTATGGTCCCCCCATGTTTCGGGGCGGCGACGGAGCCGGGGCGCGCGACGAGGATGTCGCCGACGACCTGGACGCCGGCCGGTGACCGTGAGGTCCACGGCATGACCTGGCCCCGGCCGGTCCCGGTGATCGGTGACCGCACCCATGCGGCGCAGCGCGCCGCCGACCCGGCGGGCTGGGCGTTCGACGCCGACAGCGTCGCGGCCCTGCACGCCGTCGTCGACGCCCGCCGCGACATCCGCCGCTACCGCCCCGACCCGGTGCCGCCGGCCCTGCTGCGGACGGTCCTCGGCGCCGGCCACCGTGCGCCGTCGGTCGGGCACTCGCAGCCGTGGCGCTTCGTCGTCGTCACCGAGCAGGCGACCCGGGACCGCGCGGCCGTGCTCGCCGACCGCGAGCGGCTCCGGCAGGCCGAGCTGCTCAGCCCCGACCGGCGGGCCCGGTTGCTCGACCTGCAGCTCGAGGGCATCCGCGAGGCGCCGGTGGGCGTCGTCGTCGCCTGCGACCGGCGGGCGCACGCCACCGGGGTGCTCGGCCGGGCCACCTTTCCCGACGCCGACCTGTGGAGCTGCGCCTGCGCCATCCAGAACATCTGGCTGGCCGCCCGCGCCGCGGGGCTGGGCGTGGGCTGGGTGACGCTGTTCCAGCCGGCCGACCTCGCTGAGCTGCTGCACCTTCCCGAGGGCGTCGAGACCCTCGGCTGGCTCTGCCTGGGCTGGCCCGACGAACGTCCGCCCGAGCCGGGGCTGGTGCGGCACGGCTGGTCGAGCCGGCTCTCGCTCGACGACGTGGTCCTCGCCGAGCGCTGGCCGGCCGACGGGAGCCCGGAGGCTCCCGTGTCGCACCTGGCCGGCCCGCAGCCGGACGCCGTGGTGGCCGGGCGCGACAGCGGCGCCGACCTGCTCGCCGTCCCCGGCTCGCTCGGCGTCCTGGACCGCGCCGTCGACCGGGTGCTCGCCCTGCCGGGCGTCGGGCCCGGCACCGGAACCCTGGTCGTGGTCGCCGGTGAGCACCCGGTGGCCACCGCGCACCGGGTGTCCGCCTATCCGGCGTCGGTCACCGCCGACGTGCTCGCCGCCACCCGCGCCGGGGAGTCGCTGGGTGCGGCGACGGCGCGGCAGGCGGGCCTCCGCGTGGTGGCGCACCACGCCGTCTCACCGGACCGGCAGGGCGACCTCGTCACCGCGGATGCGCTCACCCCGGCGGCGGCCGCGGCTCTCGTCGAGGAGGGTCGGGAGCTGGGCCGGGAGCTGGCCGCGCACGGTCTGGTCTGCCTCGGCGAGGTCGGCATCGGCAACACCACGGTGGCCGCCGCGCTGGCCTGCGCACTGCTGGGCCTCGCACCCGACGACGCGGTGGGGCTGGGCGCCGGTGCCGACGCCGCGATGCTCGCCCGGAAGCGCGCCGTCGTCGCCGGGGCGCTCGAGCGGGCCCGGGCCGAGCACGGAACCGCACTCGGGGAGCCGCTGACGGCACTCGCCGCACTCGGTGGGCCGGAGGTCGCCGTGCTGGCCGGGCTCACGCTCGGGGCGGCTGCGGCCGGCGTCCCGATCGTGCTCGACGGGCTGGTCACCTCCGTCTCGGCCGTCGTCGCCGTCGGCCTGGAACCGGCCGCGCAGACCTCGCTCGTCGCCGGCCAGCGCAGCCGCGAGCGGGCGCACGCCGAGGTGCTCACCGAGCTCGGTCTGGAGCCGCTGCTGGACCTGCGGCTGCGCTCGGGGGAGGGGGTCGGTGCGGCACTGGCCGCGCAGCTGCTGCTCACCGCGGTCCGTGCCCGGCGCACCGCCGGTCGGGTCTCGTGATCGGCCGACCGCGCCGGACCCTCGTGCTCGGCGGTGCCCGGTCGGGCAAGTCCCGGCACGCCGAGCAGCTGGTCGCCCGGGCGCGGCGGGTCGAGTACGTGGCCTGCGGGCTGCCGGCCGACGGCAGCGACCCCGAGTGGGACGGCCGGATCGCCCTGCACCGCGACCGGCGTCGGGCGTCCTGGCGCACGGTCGAGACCGTCGACCTGGGAGCCGTGCTCGGCCGACCCGGCCCGCCGGTCCTCGTCGACTGCCTCTCCACCTGGCTGGCGCGGGTGATGGACGACTGCGGGGTGTGGTCCGACGCCGCGGGCGCCGATGCCCGGCTGGACGCGGCCGTCGATGCGCTGGTCACCGCCTGGGAGGGCACCCGCCGGCGGGTGGTCGCGGTGAGCAACGAGGTCGGGTCCGGGGTCGTGCCCGCCACCGCGTCGGGCCGCCGGTACCGCGACGAGCTCGGCATCCTGAACACGCGGATCGCGGCGGCCTCCCAGCGGGTGTGGCTGCTCACCGCCGGGCTGCCCCAGCGGCTGCGATGAGCGCCGCCCCGCGGCAGGACGCGGGCAGCGGGGGATTGCTCGCCGCGCTCGGCCTCTTCAGCGTGGTGCCGGTGCCGGCGCATGCCCGCCACCCCATGGCCGGGGTGCTGCACTGGCTGCCGGTGGTCGGGCTCCTGCTCGGCTCGCTGGCGTGCCTGCCCGCCCTCGCCGTGTGGCGGGGCGCCGGCGCCGGGTCTCCGCTGCTAGG encodes the following:
- the bluB gene encoding 5,6-dimethylbenzimidazole synthase; amino-acid sequence: MTWPRPVPVIGDRTHAAQRAADPAGWAFDADSVAALHAVVDARRDIRRYRPDPVPPALLRTVLGAGHRAPSVGHSQPWRFVVVTEQATRDRAAVLADRERLRQAELLSPDRRARLLDLQLEGIREAPVGVVVACDRRAHATGVLGRATFPDADLWSCACAIQNIWLAARAAGLGVGWVTLFQPADLAELLHLPEGVETLGWLCLGWPDERPPEPGLVRHGWSSRLSLDDVVLAERWPADGSPEAPVSHLAGPQPDAVVAGRDSGADLLAVPGSLGVLDRAVDRVLALPGVGPGTGTLVVVAGEHPVATAHRVSAYPASVTADVLAATRAGESLGAATARQAGLRVVAHHAVSPDRQGDLVTADALTPAAAAALVEEGRELGRELAAHGLVCLGEVGIGNTTVAAALACALLGLAPDDAVGLGAGADAAMLARKRAVVAGALERARAEHGTALGEPLTALAALGGPEVAVLAGLTLGAAAAGVPIVLDGLVTSVSAVVAVGLEPAAQTSLVAGQRSRERAHAEVLTELGLEPLLDLRLRSGEGVGAALAAQLLLTAVRARRTAGRVS
- a CDS encoding bifunctional adenosylcobinamide kinase/adenosylcobinamide-phosphate guanylyltransferase, with product MIGRPRRTLVLGGARSGKSRHAEQLVARARRVEYVACGLPADGSDPEWDGRIALHRDRRRASWRTVETVDLGAVLGRPGPPVLVDCLSTWLARVMDDCGVWSDAAGADARLDAAVDALVTAWEGTRRRVVAVSNEVGSGVVPATASGRRYRDELGILNTRIAAASQRVWLLTAGLPQRLR